One window of the Streptomyces sp. NBC_00259 genome contains the following:
- a CDS encoding GlxA family transcriptional regulator: MPERTVLVVLFDGVQSLDVTGPLEVFSGAGEVPSAAFGYRIRTASLDGGPVRTSSGLTLVPDGRLGDGAPPHTLIVPGGEGTRRPDPALIDWLRAHATGAERLVSVCTGALLLAEAGLLDGHRATTHWSVCDHLARTYPGVDVDPEPIFVRDGRLSTSAGVTAGIDLALALVEEDLGRTTALTIARHLVVFLRRPGNQAQFSVQLAAQTARREPLREVQQYITDHPDGDLGVEALAGRARLSPRQFARAFLAETGTTPGKYVDRVRLEHARRLLEDTGDGIEEISRACGYGTPEAMRRAFVKALGAAPAEYRRRFHAPVR; encoded by the coding sequence ATGCCAGAGCGAACCGTGCTTGTCGTGCTCTTCGACGGGGTGCAGAGCCTTGATGTGACCGGCCCGCTCGAGGTCTTCTCGGGCGCCGGCGAGGTCCCGTCCGCGGCGTTCGGGTACCGCATCCGCACCGCCTCGCTCGACGGCGGGCCGGTCCGCACCTCCAGCGGGCTGACCCTCGTCCCGGACGGCCGACTGGGTGACGGCGCCCCGCCGCACACGCTGATCGTCCCGGGCGGCGAGGGCACCCGACGCCCCGATCCCGCGCTGATCGACTGGCTGCGCGCGCACGCCACCGGGGCCGAGCGCCTCGTCTCCGTGTGCACCGGCGCGCTGCTGCTGGCGGAGGCAGGGCTGCTCGACGGCCACCGCGCGACCACACACTGGTCCGTCTGCGACCATCTCGCACGCACCTACCCGGGGGTCGACGTCGACCCCGAGCCGATCTTCGTCAGGGACGGGCGGCTCTCCACCTCGGCCGGGGTCACCGCGGGCATCGACCTGGCCCTCGCGCTGGTCGAGGAGGACCTGGGGCGTACGACGGCGCTGACCATCGCCCGCCATCTGGTGGTCTTCCTGCGCCGTCCCGGCAACCAGGCACAGTTCAGCGTCCAGCTCGCCGCCCAGACCGCCCGGCGCGAACCGCTGCGGGAGGTCCAGCAGTACATCACCGACCACCCCGACGGCGATCTCGGCGTCGAGGCCCTGGCCGGCCGGGCCCGGCTGTCGCCCCGTCAGTTCGCCCGTGCCTTCCTCGCCGAGACGGGGACCACTCCGGGCAAGTACGTCGACCGGGTCCGTCTGGAGCACGCCCGGCGGCTCCTGGAGGACACCGGCGACGGCATCGAGGAGATATCCCGGGCCTGCGGATACGGCACGCCCGAGGCGATGCGCCGCGCCTTCGTGAAGGCCCTCGGCGCGGCCCCGGCCGAGTACCGCCGCCGCTTCCACGCACCCGTCCGCTGA
- the idi gene encoding isopentenyl-diphosphate Delta-isomerase, with product MPTTPATAANSSPNGTMQPILLELVDESGHTIGTAEKLSAHQAPGQLHRAFSVFLFDEQGRLLLQRRALGKYHSPGVWSNTCCGHPYPGEAPFTAAARRTHEELGVSPSLMAEAGTVRYNHPDPASGLVEQEFNHLFVGMVQSSLRPDPEEVGETAFVTAAELAERHARDTFSAWFMTVLDTARPAIKELTGPAGGW from the coding sequence ATGCCGACCACACCCGCCACCGCGGCGAACAGCTCGCCGAACGGCACCATGCAGCCGATCTTGCTCGAACTTGTCGACGAGAGCGGCCATACCATCGGCACCGCGGAGAAGCTCTCCGCCCATCAGGCACCCGGGCAGTTGCACCGGGCGTTCTCCGTATTCCTCTTCGACGAGCAGGGGCGGCTGCTGCTGCAGCGCCGGGCGCTCGGGAAGTACCACTCCCCCGGTGTCTGGTCGAACACCTGCTGCGGCCACCCGTATCCGGGTGAGGCCCCCTTCACGGCGGCGGCCCGTCGTACGCACGAGGAGCTGGGGGTCTCGCCGTCGCTGATGGCGGAGGCGGGCACCGTGCGCTACAACCATCCGGACCCGGCCTCGGGCCTGGTCGAGCAGGAGTTCAACCACCTCTTCGTGGGCATGGTGCAGTCCTCGCTGCGCCCGGACCCGGAGGAGGTCGGCGAGACGGCGTTCGTGACGGCCGCGGAGCTGGCGGAGCGCCACGCACGGGACACGTTCTCCGCATGGTTCATGACGGTCCTGGACACGGCGCGCCCGGCGATCAAGGAACTGACGGGTCCGGCCGGCGGCTGGTGA
- a CDS encoding cation diffusion facilitator family transporter translates to MGAGHDHGHTHGGPPPTGTAAAAYRGRLRIALGITLGVMVLEIVGGILADSLALIADAAHMATDALGLAMALLAIHFAGRPADTNRTFGFARAEILAALANCVLLLGVGGFLLYEAVQRFITPAETRGGVAIVFALVGLAANMVSLSLLVRGQKESLNVRGAYLEVLADALGSVMVLISAAVILATGWQAADPIASLAIGVMIVPRTVKLLRETLNVLLEAAPKGVDMAEVREHIRALPGVEDVHDLHAWTITSGMPVLSAHVVVAQDVLDAVGHEKLLHDLQGCLGSHFDVEHCTFQLEPSGHAEHEPGYCL, encoded by the coding sequence ATGGGGGCTGGGCACGACCACGGGCATACGCACGGCGGCCCGCCGCCGACGGGTACCGCGGCCGCCGCCTATCGCGGACGGCTGCGGATCGCCCTGGGGATCACGCTGGGCGTGATGGTCCTGGAGATCGTCGGCGGCATCCTGGCGGACTCGCTGGCCCTGATCGCGGATGCCGCGCACATGGCGACGGACGCTCTCGGCCTCGCCATGGCGCTGCTGGCGATCCACTTCGCGGGCCGTCCCGCCGACACGAACCGCACCTTCGGATTCGCCCGGGCCGAGATCCTCGCCGCGCTCGCGAACTGTGTGCTGCTGCTCGGCGTCGGCGGCTTCCTGCTGTACGAGGCGGTGCAGCGCTTCATCACCCCGGCCGAGACCAGGGGCGGGGTGGCGATCGTCTTCGCCCTGGTCGGTCTGGCCGCCAACATGGTGTCGCTGTCCCTGCTCGTGCGCGGGCAGAAGGAGAGCCTCAACGTACGCGGCGCCTATCTGGAGGTCCTCGCGGACGCGCTGGGCTCGGTGATGGTGCTGATCTCGGCGGCCGTGATCCTGGCCACCGGCTGGCAGGCGGCCGACCCGATCGCCTCGCTCGCCATCGGCGTGATGATCGTGCCCCGCACGGTCAAGCTGCTGCGGGAGACGCTGAACGTGCTGCTGGAGGCGGCACCGAAGGGCGTCGACATGGCCGAGGTGCGCGAGCACATACGGGCTCTGCCGGGCGTCGAGGACGTCCACGATCTGCATGCCTGGACCATCACGTCCGGGATGCCGGTGCTCTCCGCGCACGTGGTGGTCGCCCAGGACGTCCTGGACGCGGTCGGCCACGAGAAGTTGCTGCACGATCTGCAGGGCTGTCTCGGGTCCCACTTCGACGTCGAGCACTGCACGTTCCAGCTGGAGCCCAGCGGCCATGCCGAGCACGAGCCCGGGTACTGCCTCTGA
- a CDS encoding enoyl-CoA hydratase/isomerase family protein — protein sequence MNRTEPELRHSVSDGVATVVISHAAKRNAMTAAMWRALPGLLDGLAHDPGVRVLVLTGEGGTFCAGADISSLSEPPVPGETPQDLAVRAEEALAAFPKPTLAAVRGYCVGGGCQLATACDLRFAEDGASFGITPAKLGIVYPSSSTRRLVSLVGPAAAKYLLFSGELIDTQRALRTGLVDEVLPEGELGKRVAEFARVLTSRSQLTQAAAKEFASGRTDRDEHWAEQARGSGDTAEGVAAFLERRQPRFTWTV from the coding sequence ATGAACCGCACGGAGCCGGAGCTGCGGCACTCCGTCTCGGACGGGGTCGCGACCGTCGTCATCAGCCACGCCGCCAAGCGCAACGCGATGACGGCCGCGATGTGGCGCGCGCTGCCCGGCCTGCTGGACGGCCTCGCGCACGACCCCGGGGTGCGGGTGCTGGTGCTGACCGGCGAGGGCGGCACCTTCTGCGCGGGCGCCGACATCTCCTCGCTGAGCGAGCCGCCCGTACCCGGCGAGACGCCCCAGGACCTGGCCGTACGGGCCGAGGAGGCTCTCGCGGCCTTCCCCAAGCCGACCCTGGCCGCGGTCCGCGGCTACTGCGTGGGCGGTGGCTGCCAGCTCGCGACGGCCTGCGATCTGCGGTTCGCCGAGGACGGCGCCTCCTTCGGGATCACCCCGGCCAAGCTGGGCATCGTGTATCCGTCGTCCTCGACCCGGCGGCTGGTGTCGCTGGTGGGGCCCGCGGCCGCGAAGTACCTGCTGTTCTCCGGCGAGTTGATCGATACGCAACGAGCGCTGCGCACCGGTCTGGTCGACGAGGTGCTGCCCGAGGGCGAACTGGGCAAGCGCGTCGCCGAGTTCGCCCGGGTGCTGACCTCCCGCTCGCAGCTGACCCAGGCCGCGGCGAAGGAGTTCGCCTCGGGCCGTACCGACCGGGACGAGCACTGGGCCGAGCAGGCGCGCGGCAGCGGCGACACCGCGGAGGGCGTCGCCGCGTTCCTGGAGCGGAGGCAGCCGCGCTTCACCTGGACCGTGTGA
- a CDS encoding SCO6745 family protein codes for MTSLPPRAGRRCHNAVNPLHSTVYFSPDYAKELAGIGVEDASAAYFAGRAAAMGAVGPGTVAATFYNFNHELIARHLPAVWETAPPTTVLAARLRGVDATLRRLLGDDAVASDEMAEAARLALRATEACTRHARPLYAAHADLPVPEEPHLAYWHAATLLREHRGDGHLAALLSAGLDPLEALVSHTATGKGMSPRWILASRGWRRTDWEAASGRLRERGLLTADGELTEAGTALRAELEEHTDRLDLAPYEHLGAAAVERLTELARGFLMTAAAAGAFPADLTGKG; via the coding sequence ATGACCTCTCTGCCCCCGCGCGCGGGACGCCGCTGCCACAACGCCGTCAACCCGCTCCACTCCACCGTGTACTTCTCGCCCGACTACGCGAAGGAGCTCGCCGGGATCGGCGTCGAGGACGCGAGCGCCGCCTACTTCGCCGGGCGGGCCGCCGCGATGGGCGCCGTCGGTCCCGGCACGGTCGCGGCGACCTTCTACAACTTCAACCACGAGCTGATCGCCCGTCATCTCCCCGCGGTGTGGGAGACCGCGCCGCCCACCACGGTGCTGGCGGCCCGGCTGCGGGGCGTGGACGCGACACTGCGACGGCTGCTCGGTGACGACGCCGTCGCCTCGGACGAGATGGCGGAGGCGGCCCGGCTGGCGCTGCGCGCCACGGAGGCCTGCACCCGGCACGCCCGTCCGCTGTACGCGGCCCATGCGGACCTGCCCGTCCCCGAGGAGCCGCACCTCGCCTACTGGCACGCCGCCACGCTGCTGCGGGAGCACCGCGGCGACGGCCATCTCGCCGCGCTGCTGTCCGCCGGGCTCGACCCGCTGGAGGCCCTGGTCAGCCACACCGCGACCGGCAAGGGCATGTCGCCGCGCTGGATCCTCGCCAGCCGCGGCTGGCGGCGCACCGACTGGGAGGCCGCCTCCGGCCGGCTGCGCGAGCGCGGGCTGCTGACCGCGGACGGCGAGTTGACGGAGGCGGGCACGGCCCTGCGCGCGGAGCTGGAGGAGCACACCGACCGGCTCGACCTCGCGCCGTACGAGCACCTCGGCGCGGCGGCCGTCGAACGCCTCACCGAACTGGCCCGTGGTTTCCTCATGACGGCCGCCGCGGCCGGGGCGTTCCCCGCGGACCTGACCGGCAAGGGCTGA
- the galE gene encoding UDP-glucose 4-epimerase GalE, with protein sequence MTWLITGGAGYIGAHVARAMTEAGERVVVLDDASTGRPGRLPEGMPLVRGSLLDRELLDRTLTDHSVTGVVHLAAKKQVGESVEQPLRYYRENVHGLTVLLEAVVAADVKRFLFSSSAAVYGMADADLITEDTPAVPINPYGETKLTGEWLVRAAGRAHGIATACLRYFNVAGAARPELADTGVFNVIPMFFDRITRGDAPRIFGDDYPTPDGTCVRDYIHVADLADAHLTAARRLAGQDGAGDLTVNVGRGEGVSVRTLARLVAEVTGHGTPAVVEPRRPGDAARAVASVDRIGKELGWSASLGVREMVESAWEGWLLHHPEARPR encoded by the coding sequence ATGACATGGCTGATCACTGGCGGGGCGGGGTACATCGGGGCGCATGTGGCCCGTGCGATGACGGAGGCCGGGGAGCGGGTCGTCGTACTCGACGACGCCTCGACGGGGCGTCCGGGGCGGCTGCCAGAAGGCATGCCGCTGGTGCGGGGCTCGCTGCTGGACCGGGAGCTGCTGGATCGCACGCTCACCGACCACTCGGTCACGGGTGTGGTGCATCTCGCGGCGAAGAAGCAGGTCGGCGAGTCCGTGGAGCAGCCCCTGCGCTACTACCGGGAGAACGTGCACGGGCTGACGGTGCTGCTGGAGGCCGTCGTCGCGGCGGACGTCAAGCGGTTCCTCTTCTCGTCGTCGGCGGCCGTGTACGGAATGGCCGACGCGGACCTGATCACGGAGGACACCCCCGCCGTGCCGATCAATCCCTACGGCGAGACCAAGCTCACCGGCGAGTGGCTGGTGCGGGCGGCGGGCCGGGCGCACGGCATCGCCACCGCCTGCCTGCGCTACTTCAACGTCGCGGGCGCGGCCCGGCCGGAGCTCGCGGACACCGGAGTGTTCAACGTCATCCCGATGTTCTTCGACCGGATCACCCGCGGTGACGCGCCGCGGATCTTCGGGGACGACTACCCGACGCCCGACGGCACCTGCGTGCGCGACTACATCCACGTCGCCGATCTCGCCGACGCCCATCTGACCGCGGCCCGCCGGCTGGCCGGCCAGGACGGCGCCGGGGATCTCACGGTGAACGTCGGCCGCGGCGAGGGCGTCTCGGTGCGCACGCTCGCCCGTCTCGTCGCCGAGGTGACCGGTCACGGCACCCCCGCGGTCGTCGAGCCGCGCCGGCCCGGGGACGCGGCACGGGCCGTGGCGTCGGTCGACCGGATCGGCAAGGAGCTGGGCTGGAGCGCCTCGCTCGGGGTGCGCGAGATGGTCGAGTCGGCCTGGGAGGGCTGGCTGCTGCACCATCCCGAGGCCCGTCCCCGCTGA
- a CDS encoding DJ-1/PfpI family protein, with the protein MQIAILLYDRFTSLDAVGPFELLSRLPGAETVFVSKQPGPVRNDQGNLALVADRAITEVTAPDIVLVPGGPGSRQAMHDETLLDWLRAADATSTWTTSVCTGSLVLAGAGLLDGRRATSHWLALDDLVPYGAEPTGERVVFDGKYVTAAGVSSGIDMALHLLGRIAGDDVARTVQLMTEYDPQPPYDAGSPEKAPEPVVAFSRTLADEVSTAKG; encoded by the coding sequence ATGCAGATCGCCATCCTGCTCTACGACCGCTTCACCAGCCTGGACGCCGTCGGCCCGTTCGAACTGCTCAGCCGGCTGCCGGGCGCCGAGACCGTGTTCGTCTCGAAGCAGCCGGGTCCGGTGCGCAACGACCAGGGCAACCTCGCGCTGGTCGCCGACCGCGCCATCACCGAGGTGACGGCTCCCGACATCGTCCTCGTGCCCGGCGGCCCCGGCTCACGCCAGGCCATGCACGACGAGACGCTCCTCGACTGGCTCCGCGCGGCCGACGCCACCAGCACCTGGACCACCTCCGTGTGCACCGGCTCGCTGGTGCTGGCCGGCGCGGGTCTGCTCGACGGCCGGCGTGCCACCTCCCACTGGCTCGCCCTGGACGACCTGGTGCCGTACGGCGCCGAACCGACGGGGGAGCGCGTGGTCTTCGACGGCAAGTACGTCACGGCCGCCGGGGTCTCGTCCGGGATCGACATGGCCCTGCATCTGCTCGGCCGGATCGCGGGCGACGACGTCGCCCGCACGGTTCAGCTGATGACCGAGTACGACCCGCAGCCGCCGTACGACGCGGGCTCGCCGGAGAAGGCGCCGGAGCCGGTCGTCGCGTTCTCGCGCACGCTCGCGGACGAGGTCTCCACGGCGAAGGGCTGA
- a CDS encoding ATP-binding protein, with the protein MESPGSVPARPLSYEGVWRFTAPALDVSVPQARHAVRDLIHRQGVPVHDDVLQGLLLIVSELVTNAVRHAALLSPQVAVEVAVGPEWIRVAVEDNHPYRPKALETDSAKTGGRGLLLVKEITREAGGECDVEHTASGGKIVWAALPLVPLSGAAPL; encoded by the coding sequence ATGGAGAGCCCGGGGAGCGTCCCGGCCCGGCCGCTGTCGTACGAAGGTGTCTGGCGGTTCACCGCCCCCGCGCTCGACGTGTCCGTACCGCAGGCGCGGCACGCCGTCCGCGATCTGATCCACCGCCAGGGCGTCCCGGTCCACGACGACGTGCTCCAGGGACTGCTGCTGATCGTGTCCGAACTGGTCACCAACGCCGTACGGCATGCGGCCCTGCTCTCGCCCCAGGTCGCCGTCGAGGTCGCGGTCGGCCCGGAGTGGATCCGGGTGGCCGTCGAGGACAATCACCCCTACCGGCCCAAGGCCCTGGAGACCGACTCCGCGAAGACCGGCGGGCGCGGCCTGCTCCTGGTCAAGGAGATCACCAGGGAGGCGGGCGGTGAATGCGACGTGGAGCACACGGCGAGCGGCGGGAAGATCGTCTGGGCCGCACTGCCGCTCGTTCCGCTGAGCGGCGCGGCGCCCCTGTAG
- a CDS encoding Tex family protein: MTTSIEGRIAEELGVRERQVKAAVELLDGGSTVPFIARYRKEATEMLDDAQLRTLEERLRYLRELEERRTAILESVREQGKLSDELEAQIRAADTKARLEDIYLPFKPKRRTKAQIAREAGLEPLAQGLLGDPSVEPLAAAAAFVDADKGVADPTAALEGARAILTEQFSEDADLIGELRERMWTRGRLAAKVREGKEEAGAKFADYFDFAEPFTELPSHRVLAMLRGEKEDVLALDLEPEEATDGPSTYEGLVARRFDIADRGRPGDKWLADTVRWAWRTRILVHLGIDLRLRLRTAAEDEAVRVFAANLRDLLLAAPAGTRATLGLDPGFRTGVKVAVVDATGKVVATDTIYPHVPANKWDESLAKLARIAKEHAVELVAIGNGTASRETDKLAGDLITRHPELKLTKVMVSEAGASVYSASAFASQELPGLDVSLRGAVSIARRLQDPLAELVKIDPKSIGVGQYQHDLSEVKLSRSLDAVVEDCVNGVGVDVNTASAPLLSRVSGIGSGLAENIVAHRDANGPFRSRKELKGVARLGPKAYEQCAGFLRIRGGDDPLDSSSVHPEAYPVVRRMVKTSGSEVASLIGNTGVLRSLRADDFVDETFGLPTVTDILRELEKPGRDPRPAFKTATFKDGVEKLSDLVSGMVLEGVVTNVAAFGAFVDVGVHQDGLVHVSAMSRTFVKDPRDVVKPGDVVKVKVLDIDIPRKRISLTLRLDDEAAPQASGGGAQGGRREREQGGRPPQQRRGGAPRGGSGGAGTGRQAPPPANSAMADALRKAGLLDPKQGGRRG; this comes from the coding sequence GTGACGACGTCCATCGAAGGCAGGATCGCCGAGGAGCTCGGCGTACGCGAGCGGCAGGTGAAGGCGGCCGTCGAGCTGCTCGACGGCGGGTCGACCGTGCCGTTCATCGCTCGCTACCGCAAGGAAGCGACCGAGATGCTCGACGACGCGCAGCTGCGCACGCTCGAGGAGCGGCTGCGGTATCTGCGGGAGCTGGAGGAGCGGCGGACCGCGATCCTGGAATCCGTCCGGGAGCAGGGCAAGCTTTCCGACGAGCTCGAGGCGCAGATCCGGGCGGCCGACACCAAGGCCCGCCTGGAGGACATCTATCTGCCCTTCAAGCCCAAGCGGCGCACCAAGGCGCAGATCGCGCGCGAGGCCGGGCTGGAACCGCTCGCCCAGGGCCTGCTCGGCGACCCGTCCGTCGAACCGCTCGCGGCGGCGGCGGCGTTCGTCGACGCCGACAAGGGCGTCGCGGACCCGACGGCCGCGCTGGAGGGCGCGCGGGCGATCCTGACCGAGCAGTTCTCGGAGGACGCCGACCTCATCGGCGAGCTGCGCGAGCGGATGTGGACGCGCGGCCGGCTCGCCGCGAAGGTGCGGGAGGGCAAGGAGGAGGCCGGCGCGAAGTTCGCCGACTACTTCGACTTCGCCGAGCCGTTCACCGAGCTGCCCTCGCACCGCGTCCTCGCGATGCTGCGCGGCGAGAAGGAGGACGTCCTCGCGCTGGACCTGGAGCCCGAGGAGGCCACGGACGGCCCGTCCACGTACGAGGGCCTCGTCGCCCGCCGCTTCGACATCGCCGACCGGGGCCGCCCGGGCGACAAGTGGCTGGCGGACACGGTGCGCTGGGCCTGGCGGACCCGGATCCTCGTCCACCTCGGGATCGATCTGCGGCTGCGGCTGCGGACGGCGGCGGAGGACGAGGCGGTACGCGTCTTCGCGGCCAACCTGCGCGATCTGCTGCTCGCCGCGCCGGCCGGTACCCGGGCGACGCTGGGCCTCGACCCCGGCTTCCGTACGGGCGTGAAGGTGGCCGTCGTCGACGCGACCGGCAAGGTCGTCGCCACCGACACGATCTATCCGCACGTACCGGCGAACAAGTGGGACGAGTCGCTGGCGAAGCTCGCGCGCATCGCGAAGGAGCACGCGGTCGAGCTCGTCGCCATCGGCAACGGCACGGCGTCGCGCGAGACGGACAAGCTGGCCGGCGATCTCATCACCAGGCACCCGGAGCTGAAGCTCACCAAGGTGATGGTGTCGGAGGCGGGGGCGTCGGTGTATTCGGCCTCCGCGTTCGCCTCGCAGGAGCTGCCGGGTCTCGACGTGTCGCTGCGCGGTGCGGTGTCGATCGCGCGCCGGCTCCAGGACCCGCTCGCCGAGCTGGTCAAGATCGATCCGAAGTCGATCGGCGTCGGCCAGTACCAGCACGACCTGTCCGAGGTGAAGCTGTCGCGCTCGCTGGACGCGGTCGTCGAGGACTGTGTGAACGGTGTCGGCGTCGACGTCAACACGGCGTCCGCGCCGCTGCTGTCGCGGGTGTCGGGCATCGGCTCGGGGCTCGCCGAGAACATCGTGGCGCACCGCGACGCGAACGGTCCGTTCCGGTCCCGGAAGGAACTCAAGGGCGTGGCGCGGCTCGGGCCGAAGGCGTACGAGCAGTGCGCGGGCTTCCTGCGCATCCGCGGCGGCGACGACCCCCTCGACTCGTCCAGCGTGCACCCCGAGGCGTATCCGGTGGTGCGGCGGATGGTGAAGACCAGCGGCAGCGAGGTGGCGTCGCTCATCGGCAACACCGGGGTGCTGCGGTCGCTGCGTGCGGACGACTTCGTCGACGAGACCTTCGGTCTGCCGACGGTCACGGACATCCTGCGGGAGCTGGAGAAGCCCGGGCGCGACCCGCGGCCCGCGTTCAAGACGGCGACCTTCAAGGACGGCGTCGAGAAGCTCTCCGACCTGGTGTCGGGCATGGTGCTCGAGGGTGTCGTCACGAACGTGGCGGCGTTCGGCGCGTTCGTCGACGTCGGCGTCCACCAGGACGGGCTCGTCCACGTCTCCGCGATGTCCCGGACGTTCGTCAAGGACCCGCGGGACGTGGTGAAGCCGGGCGACGTGGTCAAGGTGAAGGTCCTCGACATCGACATCCCGCGCAAGCGGATCTCGCTGACGCTGCGGCTTGACGACGAGGCGGCGCCGCAGGCGTCCGGCGGCGGCGCTCAGGGCGGTCGCCGCGAACGCGAGCAGGGCGGGCGCCCGCCCCAGCAGCGACGCGGCGGTGCCCCTCGCGGCGGCAGCGGCGGCGCGGGCACGGGCCGCCAGGCCCCGCCCCCGGCGAACAGCGCGATGGCGGACGCCCTGCGCAAGGCGGGCCTGCTGGACCCGAAGCAGGGCGGCCGCCGCGGCTGA
- a CDS encoding HdeD family acid-resistance protein, producing MAGPAHEGRRLRRSFGWLAALGVLLVIAGLVGLVYVGVATLTSMLLFGWLLLIGGLVGLLQAIESRGSNHFWLGVVVAALNIAAGVVVIRHPEGSAEALTMFAALLFLTGGLFRLLGSLVVRGPQFGWTLLQGAFGLLLGILVLVNWPESSRYVIGTFFSLALLFDGLGLIAIGFGGRRIVDMVADTDDTAGITASEKPTEEDQDRSKS from the coding sequence ATGGCCGGTCCCGCCCACGAGGGCAGAAGGCTCCGCCGCAGCTTCGGCTGGCTCGCGGCGCTCGGGGTGCTTCTCGTCATCGCAGGTCTCGTCGGGCTCGTCTACGTCGGCGTCGCCACGCTGACCTCGATGCTGCTCTTCGGCTGGCTGCTGCTGATCGGCGGCCTCGTCGGACTGCTCCAGGCGATCGAGTCGCGCGGCAGCAACCACTTCTGGCTCGGGGTGGTCGTCGCCGCGCTCAACATCGCGGCCGGTGTGGTCGTCATCCGCCACCCGGAGGGCAGCGCGGAGGCGCTGACCATGTTCGCCGCGTTGCTGTTCCTGACCGGTGGGCTGTTCCGTCTGCTGGGGAGCCTCGTCGTGCGCGGGCCGCAGTTCGGCTGGACGCTGCTCCAGGGCGCGTTCGGGCTGCTGCTGGGCATCCTGGTGCTCGTGAACTGGCCCGAGAGCAGCCGCTACGTGATTGGGACGTTCTTCTCGCTGGCACTGCTCTTCGACGGGCTGGGACTGATCGCGATCGGGTTCGGCGGCCGCCGGATCGTGGACATGGTCGCGGACACCGACGACACCGCCGGTATCACCGCGTCCGAGAAGCCGACAGAAGAAGATCAGGATCGATCGAAAAGCTGA